In Mycobacterium branderi, the DNA window AGTTGGCCAGCACGAGGTAGTAGTCGATGTTCTCGGTCGAAAGCCCGCTGATGTTCTCGTAATGCTCGAGCAGTTCGCTGCGCGCCGGCATGCCGGCCATGTCCAGATAAAACCCGTCGGTGCGCGGATGTTCGCCGTCATAGCCCAGCAAGCACCAGGCCAGATCCAGCAGCGGATCGCCGACGGTCGTCATCTCCCAGTCCACGATCGCGGCCAGCCTGGCCGGCGCCCCGTGCGCGAACATCACGTTGGCGAACTGGTAGTCGCCGTGCATGATGCCCGGCGTGTAGTGCGACGGCCGGTTGCGGCGCAACCACTCGGCGGCCTCGTCGAGCCCGGGCAACTCGCGCACCCGATAGGCATCAAGGAAGGCCAGCCAGCGGTCGACTTGTCGTTCGTGGAATCCGTCCGGGCGGCCGAACCCGGCCAAACCCTGCGCGCGCCAGTCCACTCGGCCCAGCCGTGCCGCGCCGCCGACCAGTTCGAAAGCCAACTGCCGGCGCGCCCCCAGATCGGTGTCGAACGGCGCCGGCCAGCCGCCGTCCATCGGGCTCCAGCCGTCGATCGCCTGCATGAGGTAGAAGGGCATGCCGAGCAGATCGCCGGCATCGTCGGCGGCGATCAGCTCGGCATGTGGCACATCGGTGCCGGACAGCGCCCGCACCAGCCGGATCTCGCGCAGCAGGCCGTCGATGCGGGCCGCATCCGCGCGGGCGCCCGGCATCCGCAGCACCATGCGCTCGCCGCCGCGCTCCACCAGATACAGCGTGTTCTGCGAGCCACCGGACAGCGGCTTCAACGCCGGTTCCTCGCCGGCGCCCGGTACGTCATTGGCATCCAGCCAGCGACCCAGCACGCCTGCGTCCAGCATCCGCACACCTCACTCTCCGCACAGAGAATAGCATTCTCTGCCTGTGTGCGAGCACACTTCGCCGCGGGTGCGAGGCTGAGCGCATGCAACTGCTCCTGGTCCGGCATGCCCTGCCGCTTCGCAGCGAACCCGGCCAAGGCGCCGACCCCGACCTGTCCGACGAGGGGCTCAAGCAGGTCGCACGGCTGCCCGAAGCACTGGCCCGGTTCCCGATCGCCCGGGTGGTCAGCAGCCCGCAGCGTCGCGCCATCCAGACCGCCGAACCGGTGGCCGCGGCACGAGACCTGGCCGTCGACATCGACGAGCGGTTCGCCGAATACGACCGCGATCTCCCCGTCTATATCCCGATCGAGCAGATCCGCGAGGAGAACCCTGCGGAGTGGGCGCGGATGGCCGAGGGCCGGTTACCCAGCTCGGTCGACGAGGCCGCGTTCCGGGCCCGCGTCAACGCCGCCGTCGACGACGTCGTCGCCACCGCCGATCCCGACGACACGGTGGCAGTGTTCAGCCACGGCGGGGTGATCAACGTGGTGCTGCACCAAATCCTCGGCACCCGGCGGCTGTTGTCGTTCCCGATCGACTACGTGTCGGTGACCCGCCTGCTGTTCTCCCGGTCCGGGCAGGCCAGCGTCGCGGCGGTCAACTGCACCGAGCACGTGTGGGATCTGCTGCCGCGAAACCAGCGTTAGCGCCGACCCGAGGCGTGCTTCTTTGCCGCCCGACGCAACTGGTAGATCCGCGCGGTACCGGCCAGCACGGTGATCAGCCCGCCGCACACCGCCGCCAGCAGAATCGCCACACCGAGCGGCAAA includes these proteins:
- a CDS encoding phosphotransferase family protein; protein product: MLDAGVLGRWLDANDVPGAGEEPALKPLSGGSQNTLYLVERGGERMVLRMPGARADAARIDGLLREIRLVRALSGTDVPHAELIAADDAGDLLGMPFYLMQAIDGWSPMDGGWPAPFDTDLGARRQLAFELVGGAARLGRVDWRAQGLAGFGRPDGFHERQVDRWLAFLDAYRVRELPGLDEAAEWLRRNRPSHYTPGIMHGDYQFANVMFAHGAPARLAAIVDWEMTTVGDPLLDLAWCLLGYDGEHPRTDGFYLDMAGMPARSELLEHYENISGLSTENIDYYLVLANWKLGIVLEKTYAAGVRTGKVDPKITEAFGPMILQLIATAAELAGAK
- a CDS encoding histidine phosphatase family protein, translating into MQLLLVRHALPLRSEPGQGADPDLSDEGLKQVARLPEALARFPIARVVSSPQRRAIQTAEPVAAARDLAVDIDERFAEYDRDLPVYIPIEQIREENPAEWARMAEGRLPSSVDEAAFRARVNAAVDDVVATADPDDTVAVFSHGGVINVVLHQILGTRRLLSFPIDYVSVTRLLFSRSGQASVAAVNCTEHVWDLLPRNQR